One genomic segment of Brevibacillus laterosporus LMG 15441 includes these proteins:
- a CDS encoding beta-glucoside-specific PTS transporter subunit IIABC gives MDKEKVAKEIVALVGGKENIAHVTHCMTRLRFNLHDDQLADKESLEKTKGVMGTMKSGGQFQVIIGNDVAQVYKEIMKSSDIAASIQGKEKGIQKKQNPISAIFDVIAGVFTPILPAIAGAGMIKGLLSLAATFGWMSPDDSTYQILNAIGDGAFYFLPLILAFSAANKFGNNPFIAVSVAAAVLHPQLTALLGTGQSTSFMGIPVTAVTYASSVIPIVITIWLASYVEKFVDNLIHKSMKLILVPMLTLLIVVPLMLIAIGPIGTIIGNGLASGIIALFDHAGLFAGVLLGGTMSLIIITGMHYALIPIMIGSVAQLGYDYILPIMFVANLAQAGAAFGVFLKSRNKEFKSIAMSTSITATMGITEPAMYGVNMRLKKPFIAALIGGAVSGAFISLFKTKAYIVGGNAGLPGLPILVGETFWYAIIGLIIAFIVGAVMTYILGFIDIPTNEDQEESKETAEFIGLEKEGTTENTLVQNEQICSPIAGVVHPLQAVSDPTFSREIMGKGLAIEPAEGRVVSPVNGTVVSIFNTKHAIGLISDAGAEVLIHIGIDTVKLGGKHFTAHVETGQQVKVGELLIEFDLQEIRQAGFETITPVIITNTDQYPEIKPSSLAEVKEKELLLNLRV, from the coding sequence ATGGATAAAGAAAAAGTAGCAAAGGAAATAGTAGCGCTTGTTGGAGGAAAAGAAAATATTGCACACGTTACCCATTGTATGACCAGATTACGCTTTAACTTGCATGACGATCAGCTTGCTGATAAAGAGAGTCTGGAGAAGACAAAGGGTGTCATGGGTACCATGAAAAGTGGAGGTCAGTTTCAGGTCATCATTGGAAACGATGTGGCGCAGGTTTATAAAGAGATAATGAAGAGTAGCGATATAGCTGCAAGCATACAAGGAAAAGAGAAGGGTATACAGAAGAAGCAAAATCCGATAAGTGCGATTTTTGATGTCATTGCAGGGGTGTTTACACCGATTCTTCCAGCGATAGCTGGGGCAGGGATGATTAAAGGTCTCTTGTCTTTAGCGGCAACGTTTGGCTGGATGTCGCCCGATGACAGTACCTATCAGATACTAAATGCGATCGGAGACGGTGCTTTCTACTTCCTACCGCTTATCTTGGCTTTTAGTGCGGCAAATAAATTTGGAAATAATCCTTTTATTGCTGTTTCTGTAGCAGCCGCCGTTCTCCATCCGCAATTGACAGCCCTGTTAGGTACAGGGCAAAGTACGAGCTTTATGGGGATACCGGTAACAGCCGTTACCTATGCTTCATCGGTTATCCCAATCGTCATTACGATCTGGCTGGCATCTTATGTGGAAAAATTCGTAGATAACCTAATTCATAAATCAATGAAGCTGATTTTAGTACCCATGCTTACCTTGCTTATTGTAGTACCACTCATGCTTATTGCCATTGGACCAATTGGAACGATTATTGGAAATGGACTTGCATCAGGCATTATCGCGTTGTTTGATCATGCAGGATTGTTTGCGGGAGTGCTGCTTGGCGGAACAATGTCTCTTATTATCATTACCGGCATGCACTATGCGTTGATACCAATTATGATTGGTTCCGTAGCTCAGCTTGGCTACGATTACATTCTTCCGATTATGTTCGTCGCTAACCTAGCTCAAGCAGGCGCAGCCTTTGGCGTATTCTTAAAATCACGGAACAAGGAATTTAAATCAATTGCCATGTCTACAAGTATCACAGCAACGATGGGTATTACGGAGCCAGCGATGTATGGGGTCAATATGAGATTGAAGAAACCGTTCATCGCGGCGTTAATCGGTGGAGCAGTCAGTGGAGCCTTTATCAGCTTATTTAAAACAAAAGCTTATATTGTAGGCGGAAATGCAGGATTGCCTGGGTTGCCGATCCTCGTTGGGGAGACGTTCTGGTATGCGATTATTGGTCTTATCATTGCTTTTATTGTTGGAGCAGTCATGACATATATTCTAGGCTTTATTGATATACCAACCAATGAAGATCAGGAAGAATCGAAAGAAACAGCAGAATTCATCGGATTAGAAAAAGAAGGAACAACAGAAAATACGCTTGTTCAAAATGAACAGATTTGCAGCCCAATAGCTGGTGTTGTTCATCCTCTACAGGCAGTCAGTGACCCCACCTTTTCTAGAGAGATTATGGGAAAAGGATTAGCGATTGAACCCGCAGAGGGACGTGTTGTTTCGCCAGTGAATGGAACTGTCGTCTCCATTTTTAATACGAAGCATGCTATAGGGTTAATTAGTGATGCTGGAGCAGAGGTATTGATTCATATTGGAATAGATACCGTTAAATTGGGGGGCAAACACTTTACCGCCCATGTAGAGACAGGTCAGCAGGTCAAGGTAGGGGAGTTGCTCATTGAATTCGATCTACAGGAGATTAGACAGGCAGGCTTTGAAACGATAACACCTGTGATCATCACGAATACAGACCAATATCCAGAGATCAAACCTTCGAGTCTAGCTGAAGTAAAAGAAAAAGAGCTTTTGCTTAACCTGCGAGTCTAA
- a CDS encoding 6-phospho-beta-glucosidase, producing MTQIVKKFPEGFLWGGAVAANQLEGAYQEGGKGLSTADVSPRGIMYPHNESMEGYYPYHEAIDFYHRYKEDIALFAEMGFKCFRTSIAWTRIFPNGDELEPNEEGLNFYDQLLDEIKKYGIEPVVTISHYEMPLYLVKQYGGWRNRKLVEFYERFAKTLFKRYKDKVKYWMTFNEINVVLHAPFTGGGLVLTEGENEKNAMYQAAHHQFVASALAVKACHEIIPDAQIGCMLAYLPTYPLTSHPEDVWKAFTTDRETLFFTDIQVRGYYPSYTKRYFAENDIQIVIEEGDEELLRTYKVDYLGFSYYVSRTATVTPEKAGETNGNLIMGGVKNPYLKATDWGWEIDPKGLRIALNILYDRYQVPLFIVENGLGAVDVVEDGDVIVDDYRIAYLKDHIAEMKEAIADGVDLIGYTTWGPIDLVSASTAEMKKRYGFIYVDKDNEGKGTLRRLKKKSFYWYKNVIASNGEVLD from the coding sequence ATGACGCAAATCGTGAAGAAATTTCCAGAAGGCTTTCTATGGGGAGGAGCGGTCGCAGCTAATCAGCTAGAGGGCGCTTATCAAGAGGGTGGCAAAGGTCTTTCAACAGCAGATGTGTCACCAAGAGGCATTATGTATCCGCATAATGAATCAATGGAAGGCTACTACCCTTATCATGAAGCGATTGATTTTTATCATCGTTATAAAGAAGATATTGCCTTGTTTGCAGAAATGGGCTTTAAATGCTTCCGCACCTCGATAGCTTGGACAAGAATTTTTCCGAATGGTGACGAGCTTGAGCCAAACGAAGAAGGCTTGAATTTCTATGATCAATTGTTGGATGAAATTAAAAAATACGGTATTGAGCCGGTAGTAACGATCTCACATTATGAGATGCCGCTTTATCTGGTGAAGCAGTATGGAGGGTGGAGAAATCGGAAGTTAGTTGAATTCTATGAGCGTTTTGCCAAAACACTCTTTAAACGCTACAAGGATAAAGTGAAATACTGGATGACGTTCAATGAGATTAACGTTGTGCTACATGCGCCATTTACGGGTGGTGGACTTGTATTGACAGAAGGTGAGAACGAGAAGAACGCGATGTATCAAGCGGCTCATCATCAGTTCGTGGCAAGCGCTTTGGCTGTAAAAGCATGCCATGAGATCATTCCTGATGCTCAGATTGGTTGCATGCTGGCTTATTTGCCAACCTACCCACTAACAAGTCATCCAGAAGATGTATGGAAAGCATTTACTACGGATCGGGAGACCTTATTCTTTACCGATATTCAAGTGAGAGGCTACTATCCATCTTATACGAAGCGCTATTTTGCTGAAAATGATATTCAAATCGTCATAGAGGAAGGCGACGAAGAGCTATTGCGCACGTATAAAGTAGACTATCTAGGCTTTAGCTACTATGTAAGTAGAACGGCAACAGTAACCCCTGAAAAAGCTGGAGAGACAAATGGCAATCTCATCATGGGTGGAGTAAAAAACCCGTATTTGAAAGCAACAGATTGGGGATGGGAAATCGATCCGAAAGGTTTGCGTATTGCCCTTAATATCTTGTACGATCGTTATCAGGTGCCACTGTTTATTGTGGAAAATGGATTAGGGGCAGTTGATGTTGTAGAAGACGGGGATGTCATTGTGGATGATTACCGCATTGCATACTTAAAGGATCACATTGCGGAAATGAAAGAAGCAATTGCAGATGGTGTTGACCTGATTGGTTACACAACATGGGGACCAATTGATTTAGTTAGTGCCTCCACTGCAGAGATGAAGAAGCGTTACGGATTCATTTATGTAGATAAGGATAATGAAGGAAAAGGAACTCTGCGAAGATTGAAAAAGAAAAGCTTCTACTGGTATAAAAATGTCATTGCTAGTAATGGAGAAGTATTAGATTAA
- a CDS encoding helix-turn-helix domain-containing protein encodes MKSSDQSKPLLTNREREVFELLVQDKTTKEIAGQLFISEKTVRNHISNVMQKLGVKGRSQAVVELVRLGELKI; translated from the coding sequence TTGAAGAGTAGCGACCAAAGTAAACCGTTATTAACTAATCGCGAAAGAGAAGTGTTTGAACTCCTGGTCCAAGACAAGACCACAAAAGAGATAGCAGGACAGCTCTTCATTAGCGAAAAAACAGTCAGAAATCACATTAGTAACGTCATGCAGAAATTGGGCGTGAAAGGGCGGTCACAAGCCGTAGTAGAATTGGTAAGGCTTGGCGAATTAAAAATTTGA
- the thiT gene encoding energy-coupled thiamine transporter ThiT, whose product MSRTRLVIMMEIAIMAAIAVILSKVKLFAMPQGGSVSLVMVPIALLAFRRGWVAGVITGGLVGMVKFFFGGEMVHPIQMVLDYPLSYAVLGFGAFLYASKTQSKATKIASIWGGLLVGIALCLAIRTTSGAVWFGSYAPEGTPATLYSFSYNATYLIPEYVITALVVTLLANGAPQLFQQNAGAYRRA is encoded by the coding sequence ATGTCACGAACACGACTGGTTATCATGATGGAAATAGCTATCATGGCAGCAATAGCTGTTATTTTAAGTAAGGTAAAGCTGTTTGCCATGCCTCAAGGGGGAAGCGTATCGCTGGTAATGGTACCGATAGCTCTCTTGGCGTTTCGCCGTGGTTGGGTAGCAGGCGTAATCACAGGCGGGCTAGTAGGCATGGTTAAATTCTTTTTTGGTGGCGAGATGGTCCATCCGATTCAAATGGTGTTAGATTATCCTCTATCCTATGCCGTGCTAGGCTTTGGTGCGTTCCTGTACGCTAGTAAGACACAAAGCAAAGCAACAAAAATTGCCTCCATCTGGGGAGGATTGCTAGTGGGAATTGCGCTATGCTTGGCTATTCGCACGACTTCAGGAGCAGTTTGGTTTGGGAGCTATGCCCCGGAAGGAACACCTGCAACACTTTATTCCTTCAGCTATAATGCAACTTATCTGATACCTGAGTATGTGATTACGGCTTTGGTCGTTACATTACTAGCAAATGGGGCACCTCAATTGTTTCAGCAGAATGCGGGCGCTTATCGACGTGCATAA
- a CDS encoding bifunctional transcriptional activator/DNA repair enzyme AdaA, whose protein sequence is MKEEFWKAIVECDPNYDQLFFYGLSTTGIFCKPSCKSRTPKREHVKIYYAASDAIAAGFRPCKRCRPSEPTWKSAEEDAATRLLEMIHDCYNQPVTLREMASRLYVSPFYLQRCFSRCMKITPGKYLTRIRIDEAKKQLLETDRNVSMIASRVGFRNSAYFAAVFQKETGCTPTQYRLQQKKQGKTGTTR, encoded by the coding sequence ATGAAAGAGGAGTTCTGGAAGGCGATAGTAGAATGCGATCCAAATTATGATCAACTATTCTTTTATGGCCTTAGCACGACGGGTATCTTTTGCAAGCCGTCATGCAAATCAAGGACACCCAAAAGAGAGCATGTGAAGATTTATTATGCGGCGTCCGATGCCATTGCTGCAGGTTTTCGTCCTTGCAAGCGTTGTAGACCATCTGAACCAACCTGGAAATCAGCGGAAGAAGATGCGGCGACCCGTTTGCTAGAGATGATTCACGATTGCTATAACCAACCCGTAACTCTGCGTGAAATGGCGTCACGTCTCTATGTGAGTCCTTTTTATTTGCAGCGTTGTTTTTCTCGTTGTATGAAGATAACGCCTGGGAAATATTTAACGCGCATCCGAATAGATGAAGCGAAGAAGCAACTACTAGAAACAGATCGAAATGTTTCAATGATTGCAAGCAGAGTAGGTTTTCGTAATAGTGCCTATTTTGCCGCTGTTTTTCAGAAAGAAACAGGTTGTACACCTACTCAATACCGCTTACAGCAGAAGAAACAGGGAAAAACAGGGACGACACGCTAA
- a CDS encoding nitroreductase family protein, which translates to MSLLQTLLQRQAIRAYDGRPIEKEKIEQLLEAAILAPNDRLREPWHFYVIQGAAKERFNQLAQDFLLERFPTKPHLVEESMKNVLATPLIIVATSQIIEGDEASSLDNDYAVSCAIHSMWLMASELGLGFVWRTRGVGLARDERLKAFLSLSDQEKVIGSLFIGYPTDEATPRTVRKPITQKTTWVE; encoded by the coding sequence ATGTCCCTCTTACAAACCTTACTACAACGTCAAGCTATACGCGCCTACGATGGTCGCCCTATAGAAAAAGAAAAGATTGAGCAGCTTCTAGAAGCAGCTATATTAGCACCCAATGATCGCTTGCGAGAGCCTTGGCACTTCTATGTCATTCAAGGCGCTGCTAAGGAACGGTTTAACCAGCTAGCTCAGGATTTCTTGCTTGAACGCTTTCCTACCAAACCTCATTTAGTAGAAGAATCCATGAAGAATGTTCTGGCCACCCCTCTCATTATAGTCGCTACATCCCAAATCATAGAAGGCGACGAAGCTTCTTCGCTTGATAATGATTATGCTGTAAGCTGCGCTATTCATTCGATGTGGCTGATGGCTTCTGAGCTAGGTCTAGGTTTTGTGTGGCGTACACGTGGTGTAGGTTTAGCTAGAGATGAACGTCTCAAAGCCTTCTTGTCCCTATCTGATCAAGAAAAAGTAATTGGTTCCTTATTTATTGGCTATCCAACTGATGAAGCCACACCTCGAACTGTTCGAAAGCCTATCACTCAAAAAACAACCTGGGTCGAGTAA
- the cobJ gene encoding precorrin-3B C(17)-methyltransferase — protein sequence MEKGKILLIGFGPGHHDHITHRAKEAILECEVIIGYNTYVDLIRELISDKSVVRTGMTEEVSRAQEAVRLAELGQVVGVISSGDAGVYGMAGLVYEVLVEKGWTESTGVKVEVVPGISSIQSCASLLGAPIMHDACTISLSDHLTPWETIAKRVEAAASADFVIALYNPRSGRRTRQIVETQQILLKYRSPETPVGIVKSAYRDREHVVITTLADMLQHDIGMLTTVIIGNSTTFVYDQKIITPRGYQRKYTLNRMDQPLKPHERLQEKAEPWALHSQPQGGNPVSESSSVQEVAVATSPQATIQEAQVSDSAPSAAMEALSNPRQFSREVEQNSFQEETESFQAPKQAIKAFQLAMEALACVDEKTALELNQGITPPPRPFSGVVDILELGVSPGVARKNFTSEQMRLLADLTKDGGEMMYSIEHQIILRLPQVDPEQVTQQLRAVGFQLFPIGASAQVKACDFCDLEKDESIPVAEELGRRLDGLAVPKDLKIGFNGCGMACYGAVMEDIGLVYRRGAYDVFLGGKRIGRNAHPGQRIAEGVPEEQIIGLVERIVDEYKTKGHIEERFHKFFKRTGQVLEYRYQEFVAPLQIEEPCGD from the coding sequence ATGGAGAAAGGAAAAATTCTACTAATTGGCTTTGGACCAGGACATCATGATCACATTACGCATCGGGCAAAAGAGGCTATCCTAGAATGCGAAGTGATAATTGGCTACAACACTTATGTAGATTTAATTCGAGAGCTTATTTCAGACAAAAGTGTCGTGCGTACTGGGATGACAGAAGAGGTTAGCCGTGCTCAAGAAGCGGTAAGATTGGCTGAGTTAGGTCAAGTTGTTGGCGTTATTTCTAGTGGGGATGCTGGGGTATACGGCATGGCCGGACTAGTTTATGAAGTCCTAGTCGAAAAAGGCTGGACAGAATCTACTGGGGTGAAAGTAGAGGTTGTACCTGGAATTTCATCCATTCAGTCTTGCGCGTCTTTATTGGGTGCTCCCATTATGCATGACGCTTGCACAATCAGCTTGAGTGACCATCTTACACCGTGGGAAACGATTGCTAAGCGTGTAGAAGCAGCTGCTTCTGCTGATTTTGTCATTGCGCTGTATAACCCGCGCAGTGGTCGCCGTACACGACAAATTGTAGAAACACAACAAATATTATTAAAATATCGTTCTCCTGAAACGCCAGTAGGAATCGTAAAGAGCGCCTATAGAGATCGAGAACATGTTGTAATTACAACACTTGCAGACATGCTACAACATGACATTGGAATGCTGACAACAGTAATCATCGGGAACTCGACTACCTTTGTTTACGACCAAAAAATTATTACTCCGCGCGGATATCAACGTAAATATACGTTAAATCGCATGGATCAACCGTTAAAACCTCATGAACGCTTGCAGGAGAAGGCAGAGCCTTGGGCGCTTCACAGCCAGCCTCAGGGTGGAAATCCGGTATCTGAGTCATCTTCTGTGCAAGAAGTGGCTGTAGCGACTTCACCGCAGGCTACAATACAAGAAGCTCAGGTTTCTGATTCCGCACCATCAGCGGCGATGGAAGCCCTTTCAAATCCCAGGCAATTCTCAAGGGAAGTAGAACAGAATTCTTTTCAGGAAGAGACAGAGAGCTTTCAAGCTCCTAAACAAGCGATAAAGGCCTTTCAATTAGCGATGGAAGCGCTTGCGTGCGTTGATGAAAAGACAGCCTTAGAGTTAAATCAGGGTATCACTCCTCCACCTCGCCCGTTTAGCGGAGTTGTTGATATTTTAGAGCTAGGCGTTTCGCCTGGTGTAGCTCGTAAGAATTTTACCTCGGAACAAATGCGTCTATTGGCCGATTTGACCAAGGATGGCGGAGAAATGATGTACAGCATTGAGCATCAAATTATTCTTCGCTTACCGCAGGTAGATCCAGAGCAGGTCACGCAACAATTAAGAGCAGTTGGCTTTCAATTGTTTCCGATCGGGGCTAGCGCGCAGGTGAAAGCTTGTGATTTTTGTGATTTAGAAAAGGATGAATCGATCCCTGTAGCTGAGGAATTAGGTAGACGATTAGATGGTCTAGCTGTGCCAAAGGATTTAAAAATTGGCTTTAACGGCTGCGGAATGGCTTGCTATGGTGCAGTTATGGAGGACATTGGTCTTGTATACCGACGTGGCGCATATGATGTGTTTTTAGGTGGCAAGCGTATCGGACGTAACGCTCATCCTGGACAACGTATAGCTGAGGGAGTTCCAGAAGAACAGATTATTGGACTTGTAGAACGGATTGTGGATGAGTATAAGACAAAAGGTCATATCGAGGAACGATTCCATAAATTCTTTAAACGTACAGGGCAGGTACTTGAATACCGCTATCAGGAATTCGTAGCTCCATTGCAGATCGAAGAACCGTGTGGAGATTAA
- a CDS encoding sirohydrochlorin chelatase, with protein MNGILFIGHGSRDAEGNEHLLQFTQRVTELLQEQTDVTLYETCFLELTRPTIMQGVQKIVERGATTVAMVPLMLFQAAHAKLHIPHEIDEAKAKYPHVDFRYGRPIGVHEDMVQILRDRLQNTTAYTPLEPANKDSAILLVGRGSSDSDANSDLCKIARLLWESTGVGNVEVAYMGVTYPTVEEGLVRCVRQGAKQIYVLPYLLFTGILLKRLEENLQQFHQDFPDIHASMSEALGFHELLEQIVVDRSIEALQGRALANCDLCQFRKLAVFDHHHHHDHDHDHDHDHDHDHHHGHHHDHDHDHDHDHHHDHDHHHANGHSHTPVTQEGQTACSKESQATEADDKRGVRV; from the coding sequence TTGAACGGAATACTTTTTATCGGTCATGGTAGTAGAGATGCCGAGGGAAATGAGCATCTTCTACAGTTTACACAGCGAGTTACTGAATTGTTACAGGAACAAACAGACGTGACACTGTATGAGACTTGTTTCTTGGAGTTAACCAGACCAACCATTATGCAGGGTGTGCAAAAAATAGTAGAACGTGGTGCTACCACTGTAGCAATGGTACCTTTAATGCTGTTTCAAGCAGCCCACGCTAAACTGCACATCCCGCATGAAATAGACGAGGCTAAGGCGAAATATCCCCATGTAGATTTTCGTTATGGGCGCCCCATAGGTGTGCATGAGGATATGGTGCAAATTTTGCGGGATCGCTTACAAAATACAACTGCCTATACTCCACTAGAACCGGCTAACAAGGATAGTGCCATTCTTTTAGTAGGTCGTGGTAGCAGTGATTCAGATGCAAACAGCGATCTTTGTAAAATAGCCCGCTTGTTATGGGAGAGCACAGGGGTAGGTAACGTTGAAGTGGCGTACATGGGCGTTACCTATCCGACAGTGGAAGAAGGATTAGTCCGTTGTGTAAGACAGGGAGCTAAGCAGATTTATGTCCTTCCTTATTTGTTATTTACGGGTATCCTGTTAAAGCGTCTAGAAGAAAACTTACAACAGTTTCATCAGGACTTCCCTGATATACATGCCTCGATGAGCGAGGCATTAGGCTTCCATGAACTGCTAGAACAAATTGTAGTAGATCGTTCTATAGAAGCATTACAGGGACGGGCATTAGCCAACTGCGACCTTTGTCAATTTAGAAAACTTGCTGTATTCGATCACCATCACCATCACGACCATGATCACGACCATGATCACGACCATGACCATGATCACCATCATGGCCACCACCATGACCATGATCACGACCATGACCATGATCACCATCATGACCATGATCATCACCATGCAAACGGACATAGCCATACCCCTGTAACCCAAGAAGGGCAAACAGCCTGTAGCAAGGAGTCTCAGGCTACAGAAGCTGACGATAAACGGGGGGTACGTGTATGA
- the cobK gene encoding precorrin-6A reductase, which yields MILFLAGTSDARELAVLLKSTGVDLLATVVTDSAAKSLEDEGITTRVGRLPLADMIALAKEQKATTIVDASHPFAEEASKNAMACAEELQLPYIRYERETRNYVDHPNVLIVENYEQAALEAKQRKGVVMLTTGSKTLGTFTKHLLGDPEIRLIARMLPRKDNMEKCEELGVEQKNIIAMQGPFSKELNAALYTQYGVTTMITKESGKVGAVDEKLAAALELGIYTIMIDRPKLVYGETHHTFDSVLKALRTQATV from the coding sequence ATGATCCTGTTTTTGGCAGGGACAAGTGATGCACGCGAATTGGCTGTCCTTTTGAAGTCTACTGGTGTTGATCTACTGGCAACGGTTGTTACCGATTCTGCCGCTAAAAGCTTGGAGGACGAGGGAATTACGACGCGAGTAGGAAGACTACCACTAGCGGATATGATTGCCTTAGCCAAGGAACAGAAGGCTACAACCATTGTGGATGCAAGTCATCCTTTTGCAGAAGAAGCATCTAAAAATGCGATGGCTTGCGCAGAAGAATTACAGCTTCCTTACATCCGGTATGAGAGGGAGACCCGTAATTATGTTGACCATCCTAATGTGCTCATAGTGGAAAATTATGAACAAGCAGCATTGGAAGCAAAACAAAGAAAAGGCGTAGTGATGCTAACTACAGGAAGCAAAACGCTTGGGACGTTTACGAAGCATTTGCTAGGTGATCCCGAGATTCGTTTGATTGCACGAATGCTGCCACGTAAAGACAATATGGAAAAATGTGAAGAGTTAGGCGTAGAGCAAAAAAATATTATTGCCATGCAAGGTCCTTTCTCTAAAGAATTGAATGCCGCTTTGTATACACAATATGGTGTTACTACAATGATTACAAAAGAAAGCGGTAAGGTAGGCGCTGTAGACGAGAAGCTGGCGGCAGCCCTAGAGCTTGGCATCTATACCATTATGATCGACAGACCGAAACTCGTGTATGGAGAGACGCATCACACATTTGATAGCGTTTTGAAAGCGTTACGAACACAGGCTACGGTCTAA
- a CDS encoding precorrin-8X methylmutase — MSSQFHTEFKPITIQPQEIESKSFEMITEELGPHPFTDDQYRVVQRVIHATADFDLGRSMKFHPDAVEAGIRAIQAGEPIIADVQMVQVGISKPRLKAFGGDVHVYISDADVMQEAKAENTTRAIISIRKATSQIKGGIYAIGNAPTALLELIRLVKEGKANPSLVIGVPVGFVSAAESKEELAKLDIPFITNLDRKGGSPVAVAAVNALSILATERSERA; from the coding sequence ATGTCATCGCAATTTCATACGGAGTTTAAACCAATCACGATTCAACCACAAGAAATTGAATCAAAAAGTTTTGAAATGATTACAGAGGAGCTAGGTCCACATCCTTTTACGGATGATCAGTATCGTGTGGTGCAACGCGTCATCCACGCAACAGCCGACTTTGATTTAGGGCGTAGCATGAAGTTTCATCCTGATGCAGTAGAAGCGGGCATTCGAGCTATTCAAGCCGGTGAACCAATTATTGCAGATGTTCAAATGGTTCAAGTAGGCATCAGTAAGCCGCGTCTAAAGGCGTTTGGTGGAGATGTGCATGTTTATATTTCTGATGCTGATGTCATGCAAGAAGCGAAAGCCGAGAATACAACTCGTGCTATTATCTCTATTCGCAAAGCTACGAGCCAAATTAAAGGTGGTATCTACGCGATTGGGAATGCTCCTACTGCACTGCTTGAATTGATTCGTCTTGTGAAAGAGGGTAAGGCCAACCCTTCATTGGTTATTGGCGTACCAGTTGGATTTGTATCTGCGGCTGAATCCAAAGAGGAATTAGCGAAGTTAGATATTCCATTTATCACGAACTTGGATCGCAAAGGTGGTAGCCCAGTTGCTGTTGCCGCGGTTAATGCGTTGTCCATTCTAGCAACAGAACGGAGCGAGCGTGCATGA